The Budorcas taxicolor isolate Tak-1 chromosome 2, Takin1.1, whole genome shotgun sequence nucleotide sequence GGAGGAGTGGTGAGAAATAAGGCTGCTCCCCCAGAGCAGGGCCACCGCACACCCCAGAGCCTCAGCACACTGCAGCCAAGCTGACAGCCGGAGGCTGAGACTGGAAAGTGGGTGCTcctggcagtggggaggggggtcGCACCAAGGGGACCTCCAGCATCAGGCACCCCAGCCTGTCACCCTCAGCCAGCATGGACTCAACGGTCTTCAAGGCTCTGAGGCTGCATTGGGGCTGAACTGGTCCTGACCTGGACCCGAGGCCTCAGGATGGTCACCCAGGCCCAGAGGGGAGGCGTGAGCTTAGGAGGAACGTTCCCAGCCCACACCCACAAGGATGCACTTTAGTTAATTCAAGAAGTCGTTTTCAGTAAGCAGGACTCAATATGGAAAAGACACAAATGACGTTTAATCAGGAAACCCAATCTCACGTCTGCCCTGGACTGGTCTTCAAATCGGGGGTTGGGGGGCACATGCTGGTCCAGGCATTTCTTGCTTCCAACCCCTGCCTTTAGCCCCAAGTTCCTGCCTTCGTACCCCCTTCACACCCACTGGCCATACACCAAGGACCAGGAAGAAGGGACGGAGCCCTGAGAATTCGGGTCTGGGGGCACTGACTTGCTCGAACACCCCCGGTCCCTCCAACACCTGATGCCCAGAGGCAGGCCACGCCCAGCACCTGTAGCAGCTGGGAGCCAGGCCTACCTGTgggcggggcaggggcagggcagtGGGGGGCTGTCCTCAGGAGGAAAGCGGAGACCGGGGGGAGCCCTGCCCCCCCAGCACCCTGAGATAAGACTGCGGGGCCCGGGGCCTCATCGGCTCTTCACCAGGACCCTGTAGAGGGAGAAGCTGAGGATGGCAGCAACGGCAGCCCCCATGGCCCCCAGTGCCACCCGGAGCCAGAAGGAGGTGGCCTGCAGCTGCCTGTGGACAAGGTGTCTGCAAGAGAGAGGAGACCCTTGCTGCTGTACCCCTGTCTCCCAGAGACTACGGAGCCCCCGCAGCTGCTCCCTGCCTGCGCCCACTCGACAGACCGCCCAGAGCAGGGGCGGCCTGTGAGGCCTGGCCCCTAGGGCCCACCCTGCCCCACTGCAGTCCCGACACCACAGCCACGCCGCCCTCCTGGGACAGGGTCCATCTCCCACACGGGGGCTGCACGCTGGTACCCACGGGAAGGTAGCCATGGTGGCCAGCTGGGTGAAGATGCCCACGCGGGGCTCGACTGGGCCGACACAGGAGAacggggtgggggcaggcagccGGTGCCGGCGGCAGAACTCAGCAGGCGACAGGCCGGGCAGCGGGACGCCTCCGGGCAGGTCAGCCTTGGAGCAGACGAAGAGGCAGGGGGTCTGCCCATCCATGTAGTGCTGCTGCAGGGCGGGGGCTGTGTGAGCACGCCGGGAGTCCCTGCTCACGCCCTGCTATCCCGCAGACCCCCAGGGCAGGCGGGACCTTGCCTTATAGACGCTGGCGCACAGCGCAAAGGACCTGAGGTCATTGCCGTCAAACATCAAGCAGGCCACGTCACAGGAGGCGTCCGCCGAGGCGGTCAGCAGGCTGTCCGCAGCCACCTTGCACAGCTAAATGGGATTGCCACAGAGGGGCACAGGGCTGGGTCCCTGGGCCACGCTGGGCAGCGCCCCCCGTGTGCACACACCAAGCCCACCCTGGGGACCCCCGGCACTCACAATTAGGTATTTCTCCTGCCCGTTGACCTGCACTGTGTCGATGGCATAGACGGAGGGCTCCCCGGCATCCTGGTGCTGAGGAGGGAGGCCCCTGCAGCTTACGACTCGTCCGCTCCCCAAAAGCCCAGCCCCCAGGTCCCCTCACAGCCTTGTGGACGCTCACCCCCAGGCTGTGGCCAAGGAAGGCCCGGAGGAAGGATGACTTGCCCACACCATGGGCCCCCACCACCTTGCACAGGAGGACATTTCTCTGTGTCTGTCCCTTCTCCTGGTCCAGTCTCTTCTCCCGGGTGACTGTGGGCAGGGAGAGAGGATGAGCAGGAGGCGGGGCTGCCAAGGAGGCGATGGCCAGGGGCCGGGGTGAAGCGGGCACCCACCTGTGATGGCGTGGGCCTGGGAGTTCGGCTCGCAGAGCGTGGGGTAGCCCAGATAGCCCAGGTGCTCAAGAGAGCGCCAGACATCCAAGTAGGTCACCAGGCTGGGGACGGCAGAGGGGGGCATGTGGCGGTGCCGCGGGGCAGAGGGCGTGGGCCTGTCTGGGTGGGCGAGGGCTCCACTTACGTCCACTGGCAGAGGTACCCGTGCAGGGGCAGCCGCTCAGCCTTGGTGCGGACCGTGTTGGGGAGCTGGGGGCCCCAGGGAGCAGCGGGAAACACACTGAAGAGGCTCTGCAGCTCTGCCGGGGAGAGCGCACCGTCCCGGTCCTGCGGGCAGAGGGGCGGCGGTGACAGGCGCTCAGGAGGCAGCAGGGGTGCAGCTGGGGCCCAGCGCCCTCACCTGGTCGTGCTTCTCAAACATCCTCTGCACAAACTGGTAACCTCGGTGGTTGAGCTCGGTGCTGCAGCCAGGGGGCACACGGAGCCTGTGGGCGCCAGGGTGGGGCTGTGCTCAGCTCATGGGCACTGCAGGGCACTTTCTCCCAACACAGGCCATCCACACAGCCAGCTCCCCAACCCAGAGAAAGACACGCCGAGGGCCCCCAACGCAGGGTCCAGGAGCCCCATGCCCAATCCGACAGAGAGCAGAGGCAAGCCCTGAGCCTGAATGCCACTCACGGTGGGCAGAGGTAGTCAGCTGTCAACTCCAGCGAGTCTCCATAGCCAAAGCGCCTCAGGATGGTCCACGTGGTCTCGTGGCGGCCTCGCTGGATGAAGAGCGTGTTCAAGAAAAGGAAGCCTGCTCAGGGGTGCAGAGGACCAAGTGGCACCAGGCACAGCCCAGCCTCGCCCACCTCTGACCCCCGGGCAGGAAGGGCGTCAGGCCTCACCGTCCAGGGTCAGCTGGTCGTCCCGCACACCTCCTGCCACGTTTTTGCTCACCACCATCTTCACGTCCTCCAGGGCCTGCGGGGCCAGCGGGTGCCCGAAGCAGGACGTCTGTCTCCAAGAGAAAGCGGTTGTTGGTCAGgcaccctctccctctgtcccAAAGGTGGCACAGGAATGGGGGGCCGCTGCCGCCAGGGGCTTGGGGGGCCGGGAGACAGGCGGGGCCGCACCTGGAAGGCGTTGAGCTCCTGGTCACTGAGCGCCTGGTCCATGTCCTGGTCTGAGAGCCTGAAGATGCGGGTGAGTGCCTGGGCACACGCGGGCCTCAGCTGTGGAGACAGCGGCTCAGCACCCACACCGCTCCCTCCTGCTCCCCCTACCGCCAGCGCCCGCTGCCCACCTGCTTGGCCTCAGGGTCGTAGAGGGGGGCTGTGGGGTGTAGCACGGCCTTCTGAGCATAGTAGAACAGCTCTGAGATGTTCTTCAGGTTCTTGGCCGAGCACTGGGATGTGTGGGAGCAGACTCGGGTGAGACACGAAAGGGCACACCCTCGCCTCTGCAGCCCCGTGGCCCTGTCCGCTCACCTCCACGCAGGTCTCGATCTCAGGGAACTGGCTCATGATGGGCAGCACAGCCTCCATGGAGCCCCCTGGCCGCAGGTCCGACTTGTTGCCCACGAGGATGATGGGAACCCTGGGGAGAGGCCCACGGTCACCAGGGATCAGGGAgctggcagggcccagcctcctccctgagCCCTGCCTACTACCTGGGTCCCCTCTTGGTATTCCCGTTCACCAGCGGGATCCATTTGGTTCGGATCTGAAAAGTAAGAGCTGCTCGTGAGGGCTGGGGCCCACCCAGCCCACAGCTCCCAGGTGAAACTCTCACTTGGCTCAAGACAGGCCCACTGAGGAGCGAAGTCACAGCCACCGGCAACAAGGCCAGTGTGGGAGAGCAGCCAGCAGGCGGTTCCCAAATACCCACAAAGGGCCTGGCATCAGCAGCCCATCCCCCGGGCCTAAAGAGACTCAGAGGTAAAGCCATCCACCATCTATCTCTGCTTAGATGCGTTCCGGGGAATTCCAGGGAAGCTGGGTGCCAGGGGCCCCCTGAGACTCCCCTAAGCCCTCATGTGACACAGGGCCGGCCGCGGGTGCAAGTTGCCCTGAACCTGGGCCAGCCTGGGGTGTGTGCGGAGAACGGGGAGGTGGCCAGGCTGAGCACCAGGGATGAGAACCTGGAACTCTCACCTTCTCGACAGTGGCCTCTTCAGACACGTCATACACCACGCACACCACGTCCGCCTGTTGAGGGAGGGCAGAGGTTGCATGGCGGGACCTGAAGCTTCCTGCTCTGCTCATAGGCGAGACAGGACAGGGCTCAGagatcagggaagcccaccactcCAGCTGCTCCCAGACTGAGCCACTGGCTGTTGGCCACCCACACCTCAGGCCAGCCCTTCGCTGCCCTCTTCCTCTGCAGAAGCCAGGCCCTAGTACTCAGCTCTGGCCAGCAAGTCCTGTGAGGGCTCAGGACACTGCCACCCGGACACTGCCACCCTGACACTtggccccccaaccccagcctcagCTTTTCACTCCCTGGCCCCTACCAACCACAGCAAATAGCAACAACACAACACGGGTGACGGTGGAACAGTGGCTGTGGCCTGGACCCTGCCCGGCCGCAGCCCAGGACACAGCCGAGGCTGCAGGGTCGGCACCCGAAGCTTGGTCCAGGCCCAGGAACGCAGAGAGCCCTGGTAACGATGCCCAGTGCAACTGGGAGACCCAGGACGGTGAGCTGGACTAAAGAGTcaggactgggggtgtgggcacACAGCTGTCCAATGGATCACTTTCAAGAACTTGGAGGCTGCTCCCCAGGGTCCAGCAGAAGAGGGAAGACGAGCGGGGGAGGGCTGGAGGGCTGACCAGCCCTGTGGGCAGGAGAGGcggagccccgcccccgcccccgcccgaaAAACTCTGCGCGGACAGGTCGGGGCAAAATTAGCAAGGCTGTGGCTCCTTAATCCGTTCCCTGGGAAGATGAAGTGGATCAGGCAGCGGCGGTCCCGCCCACAGGCCATGAGCCCTGACCCCGTGCCCAGCAGTCCCCCAGGACACCCTATACCTTGTCAATCTCACCCTGGAGCTCCTCCACCGTCTGCTCGGTTTCTGAAACAAGAGACCACGCTGCAGACCTGCCAGAGACGCCGACTCCTGGGCGGAACGGCGGGCTGGCGGCCGCGCTACCTGAATAATCCACGATGTGCGTGGGCACCTTCTCCGGGGTGACGTCCGCGGGAATCGTGATCTCCTCCGCCCGGGCTGGGACCTGGGCAGACGCGGCCGTGAGGGAgccgggcgggggcgcggggggcgcAGGGACGCAGGGGTCGTGGGGACGCAGGGGCGCGGGGCGCTCGGCCTTACCTCCTCGGGGAACTCCTCGCCCACCAGCGACAGTATTAGCGACGTCTTCCCCACCTGGGCTGCGCGGGGCAGCGCGGTCAGCGCGGCGGCCGAGGtcgcgccgccccgccccgccccggcccggccccaAGACCCCCGCCCGTCCCGGACCCAACCGCCTACCCTCGCCCAGGAGCAGGATGCGCACGTCCCGCTTCATGGTGGGGCCGGGAGCTGCGGCCCGGGCACACCCGCCCGCCCGCCACCGCGACCGCCCGCCACCGCGACCGCCACCGCGACCCAGACCCGGCTCGGCGCTCGCGGAGCGCGCACTTCCGGCCCCGCCCGCGCAGCCGCACTGAGGCTGGCGGGCCTGAGCGGCGACAGACCGCGGCGGCGCCCCCGCGTGGACGCGCAGAGCACCGCGGGCCCGTGCGGTCCAGGCCCAGAGCAGGTCTGGGGCTGGGGGTAAGCTGAGCTCTGGCAATAGAGTCTGCAGTGACCAGGAGACGATGCCTCACCGCTACACGCACATTTATTTGAACTGTACAAGGCAGAAACAAAACCCCAAGGGAGAGGGGCTCCGAGTACTTCACACACATACAGGGTCCTGATGCTTCACACATGCTCCTGAGGTGCAGGTGTGGAGAGCCCACCGGGCCGATGGAACCAGCACAAGGCCCGGGGCTGACCCAGCTTCTCGGTCAAGCCTCTGCCCAGACCAGGGGCCCAGCTGAGTGGCAGGGCTCAGTGGCCTGTGACTTCCCACACCAAGATCTCGCTGTGGGCCGCTGTGAAGAGCAGCTGGGCTGACGGGGCGAACCTACACAGCTGCACAGAGTCGTCATGGCCTGCGAAGTCCTGCACAGCCCCCGACGCGCAGTCCAGCAGCCGCACCATGCGCTCTGCAGGCAAACAGCAGGGGCTGGGccagggcggggggagggggcctGCTACCCCCAGCCCTCTCTCCAGATGGAGCTGGTGCCTCGCTGGGGAACCTGGCGCCCCACCCCCTCACAGATCCTATCTGTGAGCCCCAGGAGCAGTGTCCTCAGTCCACTTTCAGGGACAAGAAACCCAGGGCCCAATGGTGAAGAGTATGGCTctgtgacggagaaggcaatggcaccccactccagtactcttgcctgggaaatcccatggatggaggagcctggtgggctgcagtccatggggtcactaagagtcagacacgactgagtgatttcactttcacttttcactttcatgcactggagaaggaaatggcaacccactccagcgttcttgcctggagaatcccagggatgggggagcctggtgggctgctgtctatggggtcgcacagagccggacacgactgaagtgacttagtagcagcagcatagctctATGAGGGAACACAGTGGTGCCCAGCCGGCCCCACTCGTCACCACCACTCACCAGAGAAGCCAATGGCCACGAGGTGGGCCCCAGGGGACAGACTCATGGACACAGCAAAGAAAGGCAGTGGGATCTTCTCCACCACCTGCAGGCGGCAAGCATGAGGCTCTGGGGGAGGGGGCCCCTGGCCCTGAGACCtgtccctccccagccctgggtcCCTCAGGCTCCCAGGACCATGGCGGAGTGCACGTGCCTGCTTCTGGCGGAGGCTGTAGAAGGCCACCTCAGGGTACACGCCGAGGCCCGCACACACCAGCAGCGCCGGGTCCCAGGGACAGAAGGCAGCAAGCGAGGGTGGCAAGCAGCTGGGAACCTGTGGGGGCACAGTGCAGGGTGCGGGGCGGGGGCCCTGAGCCCACGGGGCCGCCAGGACTACCTCTGCGAGGCTGGGCGCTGGGAAGCTCAGCCAGTCCACGAGCTCACAGTGGTCCCGCAGCCAGTCGGAGGCCCACACGCTGACTCGCTGGTCCCTGCTGGCGGCCAGCCATAGTTCCGTGCCCTCTGCCCCAAAGTCTCCACACTGGGGGAACAAGGGCTGGTGGGTGCCGCCTGCCCTGTTCTCTCACCCCGTCCTGCCAGAACCCCAGCCTGGGTGGGCCCCGCCCAGGAAGGGTCAACCATGTCACCTCCTTCCTCATGCTCTGGAGAGTGCAGATAGGGGCGCCGCGATGGTCACTTAGCATCCGGAAGGTCATCCCTGTGCAGAGGTGGCTCATGGCCACGAGCCCATCCTTGTCTCCAGAGATGATGGTCTGACCTGGGCCAGGCAGACCCTGTGCTGTCACTCGTGCGCCCGGCCTTCAGCCCAAAGGCGTGACCTGGGCCAGGCAGAGCCGTGGAGCCATGCCACCACCGGGAGCCCAGCCTCACCGTCAGCGGAGAAGGCGAGGGCTGTGAGTGCAGCCGCGTGCGGGTACATCTTGAGCTCTACGGCCGAGCGTGGGATGCTGAAGACCCGCAGCGTCCCGTCGCTGTAGCCCGCTGCCACGTGCTGCTCTTCTGGGCGTCCGCACGACTGGGGGCTCCAAGCCAAGCACAGGCAGCTCTGGGGACCACCGGCGGAAAACATCAGGAGCccccgggagggggcggggcccaggCCCAGCCAGACACCAAGGCTGGAGGGAGGCCGTGGGGCCTGCAAGAGCCAGGCCAGCAGGAACCCGGCCCAGGCTCTACCCAGGTATGCCCCCAGCCCCGGGcgtgcccccagccccaccaagTACCTGGCTGAGCACCTGGAACTGGATCAGCAGCTCCGTGCTAGCCACGCACCACACCCTCACACTCCCGTCGTCACTGCACGTGGCGCAGTGGGACTCGTCGGGGCTGAAGGCCACCTCATTCACCTGTGAGGAGCCACCAGCCTGCCTGAGGCCCACGGCCCAGGAGGAACACAGCGTAGCCACGTGGCTCTGGAGAGCATCCACCTCCCCctggagcctaccaggccccagctctgccacgtGACACAAACTCACTGTCCCAACCTCCCAAAGTCCCCCCACGAGGCCTGGGTGAAGGCTCCCTCCCAAGGAAGGTCCCCCATGCGGCCTGGGTGAAGACCCCGTGCTGAGCTCCCCCACAAGGCCTGGGTGAAATGTGAACCACAGGAAGCCCACCGGTCAGTTGACCTTGACCGTCCACTTGCTGGGACGTGACAGAAAGAACTGTCCTGACAAAACCTAGAACACAGGACTCCTGGGGGCCACAGACTGAAGTAAAGGATGTGCTGTTAACTGGGCCTCATGGTGGGGGGTGTGCAGTGGGGGGTGGCCTGAGATTGTCCCATGTGTGGAAAGAAAGATTACACAGAATCAGCGTCTCTGgtataagaaaaagaagatgaagacCATGCACCAATGACGTGGGGACAAAAGCCAAGtcttgaatttaaataaaaagctaaaaattgagCCCTGCTTGGGTGAGAAGTGCTGGCCCCTCTGGCCCTCAGACCGTGACCTCTAAGCCCAGTTCCCACTGGGGGAACTGGGGCAGGCAGGCCGGGGTCAGGCAGAGTCGCTGAGGGAGGGCCTGGAGCACGCATGCCCCTCAGGGGGCGGGACCAAAGTCACCACCAGCTCGGGGGGGACTCGGTACCAACAAGCCACTGCCACCACTGCCAGACACGGGCACTGCTGGAGAGACACAGCGTGCCCCAGGGGGGCAACGCCAGCTGGCTGGCCCTGCTAgaccccagcccagcctccaGACCCCGGGGATCCTAGAGGGGTACACCCAACCCTGTTGGTGGGGGATCCCAGCAAGGACGACTAGCTTTCCCCAACAAGTAAAGTATAAGAAAAGGGGCGGGACAAGCAGGGCCGCGAAGGCCATGGAGCCTGGGGCTGCTGCAGGGACACCTCGCAGACACAGCACCCACAGGCACAGGAGTGAAGAGGCTTCCCGCCTGTGTGAGCAGCGGCCTGGCACTCACCTTGCTCCGGTGGCCACTGATGAGGCGAGTGCTGGTGCCCTCGGCCCAGCTGATGTACCAGAGCGTGCCCGCTGTGGTGCCCACCACACCAATGTCCATGCTGTCATGGAAGACCGCGCTCACGACAACCCCGTCGAGGGTCAGCTCACGCTCCAGAAACACAGAGCTGGACCTGGAGAGCAGGGCAGCGGTGGGAGCCCAGGGCGCCAGGTGGCTCAGCCCACGGCCCTGCCTCGCCTGAGCAAACCCCTGGGGGGTAGGCCCAGCCAGCCAGAGCGCCAGCTCTGGACACAGCGCGCACGCTCACCTGGCCCCTGAGCCCCTGCGCTGCAGCTCCGGCACGGCCCCCACAGCCCACAGGCGCAGCCGCCGCGTGTTGCTGCCACTGACCAGCCAGGTGCCCGAGCACAGCAGCACTCCTGGGGAATGGGAGCTGGCATGACCCGCGTCCCCAGAGGCCTGGGGCTCGAGAGGGCATCTCGCCGCCCCGGCACCGTGACTCGCGGGGGTACTGAGCCGCGAGGGCTGCGGGCTCGTCAGACACCCACCGATCTCGCCATCATCCGCCTcccaggccaggaagcagcagccAGCACGCGTGTCCCACACGCACACCTGGCCCTCGTTGGAGCCGCAGTACAGCAGAGGCGCGGCCCCGTAGCAGAGCGAGCTCAGCTCGCAGCCCCCCAGCTCCTCGGGGACTGGCTCCCGGTGGGCCTGGTGGGAGAAGAGCAGGGGTCAGCCACGCCCGGGCCGCCGCACCCCATCCTCCAAGGCCACCTCCCAGCCCCGGCACCTGGAGGCTGACATCACCCGCCTGCCCCCACAGCAGCTGCAGGGTGAGGATGCCCTGGCCCACGCAGGCCAGCTCGCCGGTGTGCCAGGGGCTGAAGGCCACGCCGTGCACCGGCTCTGGGAGGCGCGTGGAGGACAGGAGCTCGCAGGTGGCCGTGCTCCACAAGGCCAGGGTGCCATCGCCacagtcccctggggagacgcagagggCCTGTGTCAGCAGCCCAGGGGTCCCAGGACTGGCAGGGGCTCAGAGACCACCGTCCTCCAGCCCCGCCCACTGACCCAGAGTGACGAGGAGCCTGTCGTCCAGTGAGAAAGCCAGTGCCTGGACTGCGGTGTCGTGGTGAGAGAGGAGCTGCCGGCAGGAGCCCCGGGGCACGTCCCAGAGACGGATCTGGCAGCAGGAGGCAGCACCGCTTCGGCCGGAGGCTGAAGCCAGGACCTGGCGGTGGAGGGGCACTGTCAGCACAGAGGGTGCAGTCCACGGGCCCGCTCGGGTTGCAGGGGCACCACAGCTCCGGGCCTGCGCAAGGGGCCGCAAGGCGGGCACCTGGGCATCGTGGCTGAGGGCCAGCGTGGAGATCTCCTCGGGGTGGCCAAGCCAGTGCTGCTGGGCGCCCGAGTGCAGgtcctccaccaccaccaggcAGCCGCACGTGTAGGCGAAGAAGCCTAGGGGCAGACGGAGCCCGGTGGGTCACCACGCCACAGTGCGCCCCCCAGCAGGCCCAGCCACAGGGGCTCACACCCGCGCCGCACCCCCCCGGagaagggctgggggcagggggcccagAGGCGCATCAGGACAGGCCCCCTACAGCCCCTGGGCCGCAGCCGCACCGGTGTCCGGGCTCCAGACCAAGTTGGCGCGCCCGTTCCCGTTGTAGCCCACGACGGCCTTCAGGCGCAGCCACTCGTCGCCGGCAGGCGGCAGGGAGAGGCCCTGTGGGGAAGCGACTGGGCACCTCAGGCCAGGCCTGGATGGAGCCCGCAGGTGTGGCTCcgggaggaggtggcagagggcAGGAGTGGGAAGATGGGAGAGAAGGGAGGCCAGGCAGGGGCTCCTGGGGAGGGCCTGGGGTGTGGGGAGACCTGGACAGGgacgggaggagcctggaggcggCCTCGGTGGGGAGAGGCGGGGAGCCGACACGGCTGGCTGGCGCACAGGACACTCCCGGGCCCAATGGCACGGCAGCGAGCCTTAACTAGCCCATCAGGAGCACGGGCCGGGCTCGAGGTGGAGGGTGACCAGTGGCCTCCAACCCGGGGAGCTGCCCCAGGGACACTCCGGGAGCCACTGCTGACGGTGGAGGGGGACGCTCGGACACCACAGGCTTCGCTGCCCGAGCCTGGTCTCTACAGCATCCGTCGGTGGCCAGGACCAGGAGGACCCCTGCCCCGCCCACCTGGGCCGGTGAGGAGGCCTTGTAGCGCGCGGTGAAGTGCCTGTAGGAGGTCGGGCGAGCGGGGGGCCGGGCCCTGGCTCCCACTGTGCTGCAGGCGCCTGTCAGGCAGGGCGAGAAGCTGTGGACCTCCGGGACCACACAGCGACCTCCCCGCTGTCACCCTGCCCTGGCTGGTCAGATGCTTGGGATCAGAGGGCACTGGCGGGACACATCGCCCTGCCCACAGCCTTGGGCTATATGTCCTGCAGGCGACCCCCACCCCTTGTCTGCCAGGACAGCTGGCTTTGTCCTTAGACCACCTGGAGTCCACAAGGTACCTGCACCTGGGCCCCAGCCCAGTTACAAGGGACCCCGCCGCATGCTGCTGCCCCACCACTGCTTACTGGGCCAGCCACAGGGGTGGGGACGTCTGCCGAGGTCCCAGGGACCTCCTGTCACCCCACAGGCCCCATCGCCAGCCCGGCCAGCCTCCTTCTGCACCAGCACGGATGGGCCTGAGGCCTGATGGAGATCCTTGGGGCCACGGCTCCTGTCTGATGGGAAGAGGGCACCTGGGGAGATTGGGGAGATagcaggggtggggagcaggtgcTCTGAGTCCCCAGCCCGCCCCCAGGCCAGGAGCAGCAGAGCGCGTGGTGGGGAGCCTCCCCCTCCCAGGACCCTCTCCCTAACCGTCAAAGTCCTCAGGGGGCCCAGCACAGAGGCCCAGCTGGGGCGGGAGCACTGGAGGTGATACGGACACCTGCCGGGGGGGCCCTCTGGCCCCGGCCGCCACGCCCTCCAGCTCTCCTGCATCTGGgcctgcagacagaggagccaggctgtgCTCAGAGCTGGAGGCGTGCCAGCCCCCCGCTCCCAACCAGCTCTGGCCTGGGGCCCCAGCACAGCATTAGCGTGTGCCTCCCACACCAGGGGTCACCGCAGGGCCTGCCAGCATGGGGGGGGCCACTCACCTGCTTCGCAGGTCAGGGGGGGCCCGGGAGCACCATGGACACTGAAGAGGCGACAGGAGAGGCTGTCAGTGTGCTTTGGGGGCAGCGGGGgcccagagaggcctggcaggttcAAGTTAAAGGAGACACTTGCCTGCCTGGGGACCACCCCTCACGGGGAACCAGAATGTCCCAGAGGAAGATGGCGTCTCCCACGCTGAGGAGCTGCTGCTGGTCGGCGGTGAAGGCCACAGCCCGCACCGGCTCCGAGTGGCCAATGTACACCTGGGGGGGCGGTGTCGTGCAGACCTGAGGCATGGCCCTCGCGCAGTGTCAACCCGGGGCGCCCAGGGCCGTCCTCCACCCTCCTGCCCACCCGCCCGGGACACACACCTGGCAGCTGAGGCCAGCCTGCATTGCGTAGTCCCACAGCCTGACAGCCCGCTCGGCGGCTGTGAGCAGAAAGCGGCCATCCGCGCTGAGGGCCAGGGAGGCGCAGGCCGCGGGGTGGCCACAGGACAGCTACGGGAGAGTGTGCTTGCTGCGAGGCAAGGTGGGCGCACCCGCGACTGCTGGCCGGGGGAGCCCTCCCCAGAGTGCAGCCACCTGGGAGCAGCAGGCAGCCCGGGGCCGCCCCACCATGGGCGCTGTGGGCAGCAAGGCCGGAGCCAGGAGGACGGGGGCCAGGTCGCCAGCCATGGCCTGGGCTCACCTCCCGGACCACGTGGCCCGATCTGGCGTCCAGCACGGCGATCGTGCTGGAGGAC carries:
- the RHOT2 gene encoding mitochondrial Rho GTPase 2 isoform X2 gives rise to the protein MKRDVRILLLGEAQVGKTSLILSLVGEEFPEEVPARAEEITIPADVTPEKVPTHIVDYSETEQTVEELQGEIDKADVVCVVYDVSEEATVEKIRTKWIPLVNGNTKRGPRVPIILVGNKSDLRPGGSMEAVLPIMSQFPEIETCVECSAKNLKNISELFYYAQKAVLHPTAPLYDPEAKQLRPACAQALTRIFRLSDQDMDQALSDQELNAFQTSCFGHPLAPQALEDVKMVVSKNVAGGVRDDQLTLDGFLFLNTLFIQRGRHETTWTILRRFGYGDSLELTADYLCPPLRVPPGCSTELNHRGYQFVQRMFEKHDQDRDGALSPAELQSLFSVFPAAPWGPQLPNTVRTKAERLPLHGYLCQWTLVTYLDVWRSLEHLGYLGYPTLCEPNSQAHAITVTREKRLDQEKGQTQRNVLLCKVVGAHGVGKSSFLRAFLGHSLGHQDAGEPSVYAIDTVQVNGQEKYLILCKVAADSLLTASADASCDVACLMFDGNDLRSFALCASVYKHYMDGQTPCLFVCSKADLPGGVPLPGLSPAEFCRRHRLPAPTPFSCVGPVEPRVGIFTQLATMATFPHLVHRQLQATSFWLRVALGAMGAAVAAILSFSLYRVLVKSR
- the RHOT2 gene encoding mitochondrial Rho GTPase 2 isoform X1; its protein translation is MKRDVRILLLGEAQVGKTSLILSLVGEEFPEEVPARAEEITIPADVTPEKVPTHIVDYSETEQTVEELQGEIDKADVVCVVYDVSEEATVEKIRTKWIPLVNGNTKRGPRVPIILVGNKSDLRPGGSMEAVLPIMSQFPEIETCVECSAKNLKNISELFYYAQKAVLHPTAPLYDPEAKQLRPACAQALTRIFRLSDQDMDQALSDQELNAFQTSCFGHPLAPQALEDVKMVVSKNVAGGVRDDQLTLDGFLFLNTLFIQRGRHETTWTILRRFGYGDSLELTADYLCPPLRVPPGCSTELNHRGYQFVQRMFEKHDQDRDGALSPAELQSLFSVFPAAPWGPQLPNTVRTKAERLPLHGYLCQWTLVTYLDVWRSLEHLGYLGYPTLCEPNSQAHAITVTREKRLDQEKGQTQRNVLLCKVVGAHGVGKSSFLRAFLGHSLGHQDAGEPSVYAIDTVQVNGQEKYLILCKVAADSLLTASADASCDVACLMFDGNDLRSFALCASVYKQHYMDGQTPCLFVCSKADLPGGVPLPGLSPAEFCRRHRLPAPTPFSCVGPVEPRVGIFTQLATMATFPHLVHRQLQATSFWLRVALGAMGAAVAAILSFSLYRVLVKSR